The sequence CAGCGGCCACGGCGTTCCATGAATTCGCGCACCTTTTGCTGCTGGGCCGGGTTCAGGCTGTTGTAGAAGTCGGCCAGCGCGGCAATGACCTCGGGGCTGCCGGCCTGCAGGGCCGTGGCCTTCTGGTTGACGAGCGCCTGGGCGCGTTCGGCGTCGAACTTGTCGCCCGCCACCAGCGCCTTGATCTCGGCGCGCGGGTCATTGCCCTGGCCCATCAGCGCGAGGCGCTGCGCATGCAGCTTGTCGCCCAAGGTGGACAGGCGCTTTTTCTGGTCGGCGTTGAGGTCGAGCTTGCCGGCCATGCGGTCGATCATCTTTTCGCGCATCTGCGCCGATTGCTCGGCGCTCATGCCGGCGTCGTATCCGTGGTGGCGGCTGGCGCAGGCCGTCAGGCCGCCGATCACCAGCGAAGCGCCAAAAAGGCCGAACAGGGTGCGTTTGATCCAGGGTTTCATGACGGGTTTCCTTCTTCAAAGAAGCAGTTGAACAAGGCTGTCATGGTGCCGGGTGAAAGCCGTCCGGTCATCTCGCGGCGGTATCGGTTTGTTTCGTTTTATATCAATGCTGCCCGGCGGCCGCCAGCACTTTTTGAATCAAATAAGGCTTTTGCGCAGGGTGGACAAGCGCAGACAGCTATCAAATAAATAGCTATTTTTAAACGCCTTAATCCTTGTTCACCTTGCCGCGCAGCTCCTTGGTGGCCGAGCGCTGGCTCTTGCTTTCCAGCCGGCGCTGCTTCGAACCATAGCTGGGTTTGGTCGCGCGCCGGGGCTTGGGCGGATTGGACACGCCGTCGATGACCTGCTGCAGGCGGGCCAGCGCATCGGCCCGGTTCATCTCCTGGGTGCGGTGCTGCTGTGCCTTGAGCACCAGTACGCCTTCCTGGGTGATGCGGCTGTCGCTCAGGCACAGCAGGCGCTCCTTGATCTCGTCAGGCAGCGACGAGGCCGCGATGTCAAAGCGCAGATGCACCGCGCTCGACACCTTGTTCACGTTTTGCCCGCCCGCGCCTTGCGCCCGGATGGCGCTGAGCTCGACTTCGCGCTCGTCCACTAAAAATTTCAGCATGGCTCAATGCCCGTCAAAGGGGTTCAGCGGGTAAACGGCAATTATCGGCGATGGCGGCAAAGCATAGACAATCGGCGCATGACCTCATCACACCCTGCGCCCACCCATTTCAAAGCCGTGATCTTCGATTGCGACGGAACGCTGGTTGACAGCGAAACCAGCGGCATGACCGCGCTGTACGAAGAAGCCTGCAAGCTCGGTTATTCGCTGCCCCTGGCGCAGGCGCTGGACGGCTTTCGGGGCCGGCAAATGGCGCTGTGCATCGAGATGATCGAAGCCCATACCGGGCGGCCCGCGCCCGCCGGGTTCATGGCCACGGTGCGCCTGGCCATGGCCGACAAGTTCCGCACCGGCATCACGGCCATGCCCGGCGCGCCGGAGTTGCTGCAAGCGTTGCGCCGGGCCGGGGTGCCCTACTGCATCGCGTCCAACGGGCCGCAGGACAAGATGGAACTGACGCTGGGCCTGTCGGGCCTGCAGGGCTATTTTGAAAAGCATGTGTTCAGCGCCTACGAAGTGGGCCACTGGAAGCCGTCGCCCGAGCTGTTTTTTCACGCCGCGCGCGAAATGGGCGTTGAAGCGGGCGGCTGCGTGGTGGTCGAAGACAGCCTGCCGGGCATCGCCGCCGGGCTGGCAGCGGGCATGCGCGTGTATTCGATGTGCGAGCCCGAAACCGTTCCCGCCGACGTGGCCGCGCAAGTCGTGCAGATCGGCGGCCTGGCCGACCTACATGCTGCATTTAGCTTGAACAGCGCTGTTTAAGCGCTTGTCGCTGGCCACAAAACCGGCCTGCGCCACATACCGGAACGCTATTTATTTCATAGCTGCCAGCGCTTATCCACATTGCGCAAATGGCATTTTTCATCGCCAAATCATGCCCGGCAAGGTCAGGCGCCAACACTCCCCGTCACCGGCAGCACGATGCCGGTGATATAGCTCGCGCACACCGGCGAAGCCAGGAACACATAGGCCGGCGACAGCTCTTCGGGTTGCGCCGGGCGCTTCATGTCGGTGTCGGCGCCGAATTTGCGGATCGCCTCGGGCGTCTTGTCGGCCGGATTCAGCGGTGTCCAGACCGGGCCGGGCGCTACCCCATTGACGCGAATCCCCTTGTCGATCAGGTTGCTGGCCAGCGACTTGGTGAACGCATGGATCGCGCCCTTGGTGGCCGAGTAGTCGAGCAGCTTGGCGCTGCCTTCGAGCCCCGTGACCGAGCCGGTGTTGATGATGCACGCGCCGCGCTTGAGGTGCGGCAGCGCGGCCTTGGCCATGTGGAAGTAGCCGTAGATGTTGGTGCGCAGGGTTTCGTCGAAGCGCTCCTCGGTCAGGTCTTCGAGCGAGTCGGCATGCTCCTGGAAGGCCGCGTTGTTCACCAGGATGTCGAGCTTGCCGAGTTCCCTGACGGTTTTCTCGACGACCTTGCGGCAGAAGGCTGCGTCCTTCACGTCGCCGGACATCAGCAGGCAGCGCCGGCCCTCGGCCTCGACGCAGCGCTTCGTTTCCTCGGCATCGGCATGTTCGTTCAGGTAAAAAATCGCCACGTCGGCGCCTTCGCGCGCAAACAGCACCGCCACCGCGCGGCCAATGCCCGAGTCGCCGCCGGTGACCAGCGCGGTCAGCCCTTCGAGCTTGCCGCTGCCCTTGTAGCCCGGTGCCATGAACCTGGGCTGCAAGTCCATGTCGGCCTCCAGGCCCGGTTTTTCGAGGTGCTGCGCGGGCATGGGCGGCGCGGGCTGCTCGGCCACGCCGACCTGGACGGCTTGCTTTTTGGGCTGCCCGCCGCCGGATTTTTCAGCGTCCTTGTCGTCTTGCTGCCGCTGGATGCCGCGCTGCTTGTCAACCACCGATTCGGCGCTGTCTTGGGGCGATGCCCGTGGTGAAGTCTCTGCCATGAAGCCCTCCAGAAAGGATCAAAAACCTGAATCTACGGCCTTGATTTTTCCCGGAATGTAGGAGGACTCCCCGCCTCGAACCCAGCCTTGCCAGCGTGGACGCTTCAGCCCCGGCTGCGCATGATGTCCGGCGTGCTGACCTTCACATCGCCGCATTGCGCGCGCTGGCGCAGGGCGTGTTCCATGACGACCAGCGCCAGCATGGCTTCGGCAATCGGCGTGGCGCGAATGCCGACGCAGGGGTCGTGCCGGCCCTTGGTCACCACCTCGGCCGGGTTGCCGGCCGTGTCAATCGACTGGCGCGGCGTGATGATGGAGCTGGTCGGCTTGATGGCAATCGACACTTCCAGGTCCTGCCCGGTGCTGATGCCGCCAAGCACGCCGCCGGCATTGTTCGACATGAAACCTTCGGGCGACAGCGAATCGCCGTGCGTGGTGCCGCGCTGCGTCACGCTGGCAAAGCCGGCGCCGATTTCCACGCCCTTGACGGCGTTGATGCCCATCATGGCAAAGGCGATGTCGGCATCCAGCTTGTCGAACAGCGGCTCGCCCAGGCCGACCGGCACGCCAGAGGCTACCACGCGGATGCGCGCGCCGCACGAGTCGCCCGCCTTGCGCAGCGCGTCCATGTAGTTTTCAAGGTTTGACACGTCGGCCACCGGGGCGAAAAATGGGTTGTTGGCCACATGCTCCCAGGACTCGAACGGAATCATGGCCTCGCCGATCTGCGCCATGCAGCCGCGAAACGTCGTGCCGTATTTCTCAAACAGCCACTTCTTGGCCACCGCGCCGGCCGCCACCATGGGTGCCGTCAGCCGGGCCGACGACCTGCCGCCGCCGCGCGGGTCGCGCAGGCCGTACTTGTGCAGATAGGTGTAGTCGGCATGGCCGGGCCGGAAGGTATCGAGGATGTTGCCGTAGTCCTTGCTGCGCTGGTCGGTGTTCTTGATCAAGAGGCAGATCGGCGTGCCGGTGGTCTTGCCTTCATAGACCCCGGACAGGATTTCGACCGCGTCGGGCTCGTTGCGCTGCGTGACGTGGCGGCTGGTGCCCGGCCGGCGCCGGTCCAGGTCGCCCTGGATATCGGCCTCTGACAGCGCCATGCCCGGCGGGCAGCCGTCAATCACGCAGCCAATGGCCGGACCGTGGGATTCACCAAAGTTGGTGACTGCGAAGAGATTTCCAAAGGTATTGCCGCTCATGGCGGGGATTATCCCAGACGATTTTGTGTGGCCCAGAACAAAGGCCACGCCTCCCTATCCGGCACTCAACGTGCATTGCTGATGGGTTGCGTCGCAGCGTTAGCCGACGTTCAGGCATAACGCCTATCCATTCATAGTTACACTAATTACAAAAAATCCTTGTGGACGCCTCCCAAGACAATTTTTTTGGGCCATTTTTGAAACGACATCACCTGTCGCCCCTGTCGGTTAGCCTTGAATTCAACTTTTCAAAGCCACCCAAAATGCCCAATCTGACAGCCGCCCATCACGACACCTTGGTTTACCGCCTTGCGCTCATCCTGGTCAAACTCAACCAGGGCGAAAAGCTCGACCCGCAGGCGCTTGCCGATGAATTCAGTGTCAACCTGCGCACCATCCAGCGCGACCTGAACGAACGCTTTGCCTACCTGCCGCTGGAAAAGACCGATGGCCTGTATCACCTGCATCCCACGTTTCTAGGCAAGCTCAGCACCCGCGATGTGGAACGCTTTGCCAGTCTGGCGGGTGTGCGCGGCCTGTTCCCTTCGCTGTCCGACGACTTTTTGCGCGATATTTTTGACACGGGCATCCAGGCATCGCTGCTGGTCAAAGGCCACAACTATGAACACCTGGCAGGCAAGGAAGCCAACTTTCGGCAACTGGAGCAAGCCATCGTTACCCGGCGCAGCATTGCTTTTGAGTACCGCAAAGACGAGGGCATCAAACTCTATGCGGATGTCGAGCCTTACAAGCTGATGAACCACAAGGGCATTTGGTATCTCGCGGCCAAGGACGGCGGCAAGCTCAAGACCTTTTCGTTTGCCAGGATCGAACGGCTGGTGTTGTTGAACGCCATTTTTTTGCCAGACCCGAGCGTTGACAAAACGCTGCTTGAGGAAGACGGCATCTGGCTGAGCGGCAACAAGAAAGAAATCGTGCTCAAGATTGCCAACGAGGTGGCCAGCTACTTCAAGCGCCGCAAGCTGATTGCCAATCAGGTGATTGAAAAAGAGCTGGAAGACGGCGGGCTGATTGTGTCCGCCAAGGTCGGGCACCCGAATCAGGTCTTGCCGATTGTTCGCTACTGGATTCCGCATATTCGCATCATCAGCCCGGAGGGCTTGCAGGCGGAGATGGAGCGGGAGATTCAGGGGTATCTGGCGCACTGATCGCACCGAATCATGAATGCAAAAAATGGCCAACGCTATGCAGCAGGAATTAGTTACGTCCCAGCAGGAAGCCAAGCATGTTGTGGTTTTTTACAGGTGCTGGTGTTTTCGATGTAAGTGGATGCCTGATTCATCAAAGTAACACTCGTTTATTCAGAAATAAAAAGCCGGCCATGAAATTTCCATGCACCAAATGTGGTCTCTGCTGCAGTCATGTTGATAGAAGCAATCAAACTAAATGGTTGAATCGTGGTGATGGCGCATGCCGCTATTTAAATATGGACACCAACTTGTGTGAAATTTATGAAAATCGACCAGAAATTTGTCGAATTGACAGCGCCTACAAATATTTTTCACAAAAAATTAGTTTAGCGAATTACCACAAAGCGAATGCAGAAGTTTGCAATACCCTGCAATCAGAGCATGGGCTCCCCCTATCCAAGCGAATTATTATTTTAGAGAAAGATTATTCACTTAATTGATGGGAATTAATTAGATCGGCCCGGAGTTTGAAAACATTGATCAGATAGAGAAAAAATGATAGAAAAAAAACTTTTTGAAGACTTGAAATGCATAGACCCTAATCTCAGCATCCAACTAGACGCTTGGTCAAAAGCTATCAATAGCCAGCAGCAGAAAATTTGTGTTGCAGCCTGCGGATTACTAAAAGCAGGGAAGAGTACGTTACTCAACATGTTGACGGATCACCTCGATACCGAATTTTTCAAATCGGGCATTATACGGGAAACTATACGTAATCAATCATTCGTCACCAATGATTTTGTATTCATGGACACGCCCGGTATTGATGCGAAAGTGGATGACGACAAGGAAGCTTTTGAAGGTATCGCGAAAGCCGATATTTTATTGATGGTTCATCACCCTCAAGGTGAACTTCAGATGCAAGAGTTGGAATTCCTTAAGAAGCTTGTACTGATTTCCTCTAAGGATTTAGGAAAAAGACTCGTGCTGGTATTTACACATTTTGAAGCCTACAAAGAAATTCAGGACGATCTGGCTGCAAAAGTGATCAGTCAGTGTAAAAGTGTTATTGGAATCGAGCCCAAATATTTTTGGGTATCCAACACCAGTTACAAGAAGGGGCAACTTGAGGGGAAATCGCGGCTGCGGGAGGCTAGCAACATCCCCATACTAAAAGCGCACATCAATGTTATGCACGACAAGCTTGGGCCGATTTTGCTTGCTGCACGCTCAGCCCGCTTGGAAAAAAATCGCAAACAATTCATGGGCGCATTGCAGAACGCTACTCGTGAGCGTCGTGAGAAGATAAACCAAATCCGCGCGCCCCACTTAAAGAATCTTGGCTCTTTCAGCAAACGCATGGAGCGACTGCATCAAGACCTTGATGTACGACTCGCTGCCTACGACAAAATTTAATTAAAAGAACCCACAATGGGTGAATTCCATGATTACTCGGACTTTAAGAAGTTCCATGAATCAACCACAAACATTTGAAGATTCACAGAAAAAAGGGGAAATTTGATGCCGATTCCAATTTTACTTTGGGGGTTGGGTGCTCTTGCTGCGACTGTTATTGGTGCTGCTGCAGTCTCTGCTTCAGACGACGCTGACAAGGCTAAGCAGAGTGCTGAGGAGGAAGCGAAACGGCTTATTGCACTGGAGAAGGAACAAACACTACAAAAGGAGCGGGCGAGCAGAAAAGCCTCCGAGCGTGGCCGTATTAGGGCGGAAGCGACAATCAGTCTTCAGCAGGCCTTGGACAGTCTGGAACCGATAATACGCAAAGAGGGTAATCTGGCCTTTGATTTTGATGGCATCCGCAACTTTGCGGGCAACACGATCAGGGCTCCTCGGTCACCATTTTCAAAATCAGTGAAATTACTGGGATTTAAGGCAGACGATAAAGTTTTACAAAGGTTGGGGAAGTTGGAGTCAATGGGTTATTTTGAGAAGCTAGCTGCCAGCGAGGCTTTATTGACTGACCTGGCACACATTATTACCTTGGAAAATGAAATTACAGCGTTGGAAAGAATTGAACGACGTATTGAAACAATTAATGAGAATGGTAATGCATAAAACACACACCACAACCCGATCCGACCTTCTGCAAACATTTGCATCCGTAGAATCGCGCTTCGCTGCAGCCAAGCAGAATATTGCGCAGAAAGAAAATAATTTTATAAGTTCGCTCGATGAGTTGAAAAAACGACTCAAAGCGGCTTCTAAAAAAGCTCTCTCTACGGATTTTAATTCGGAAAATCCGCTTAATCAATGCTTGACAGCATACGTTGCGGCGTTGAATGAAAGTGTTCTCGAGTGGGGTAAGGGCGTAAAAGGTTATGCGCGAGGTACTGAATTTCGGGCGAAGTGCGGCGATTCTTTACTCGTATTTGTTTACGGAAAAGTAAAGTCAGGAAAGAGTTCTCTGGGTAACTATATTGCATGGGGCCAATCTGATCCAACGTCGCAACTGGTTCGCGCTATGCCGCAGCCACATCCAAAGTTTGATGTGCATGCGCAAAGCGGGGTTGCCGGAGGAGATGAAAAAAATGAGGCAGCTACAAACCACATTTTCAAAGTGGGGGCGTTAGAAACTACGAGTTCAATTCAGAGTTTTTCCCTGCCAGGCCTCACTTGGGTAGATTCACCGGGCATTCATTCGATGCATGACGATATCAATGGCACCTTGGCCCGCGATTACGTGAAAAGTGCTGACCTTGTTGTATTTGCCATGCAATCCCAGTCACCCGGCAGAGCCTCTGATATTGAAGTCATACGAGATCTTGTAGATGATGGAAAGCATCTTCTTGTATTGTTAACAGGCTCCGACTTGACAGCAGAAGATGAAGATGAAAATGGCGAATTAATCAAAATGCTGGTGATGAAGCAGCCGAAAGATCGGCAATCGCAAATTGAATACGTCGAAAAAGAACTCGAAATCATAAAACATTCAAACCGTATCGTTTCTAAGGTACTACCTATATCGGTAAAATTTGCGGAAGAAAATGGCGATGATCTTGTCAAGTTTTCTGACAGCGGGCTTTCTGCTTTCTTTGACATGCTCTCAGAGATTGCACGCGGCAATGGCGTTAAGATGAAACTGGAAGCGCCGATGGTCAACCTCCGCGTGTTTGGGAAGCAACTTCAGTCCTCACAAGATGTATTGTGCAGTCGCCTGAATAACTTGGCAGCGATGATCAAGTCCGAAAAAAGCCAGCTCCAGCAGGCAGAAATGTTTGCAATTGCTGACGTGAAGCGCGCAATTGGTGCGGAGATATTGTTCGCTATCGAAAAATTCCGGGGGAACAGCAAGAAAATTTCTAATTATTTGAATATGCGTTTTGAAAAAATTGCAATGCAACGCGTGCAAGAAGAACTAACCGCTATTTTCTCAAGAATAGACGGAGCAGTGAATAAATTCATGG comes from Polaromonas naphthalenivorans CJ2 and encodes:
- a CDS encoding Spy/CpxP family protein refolding chaperone; amino-acid sequence: MKPWIKRTLFGLFGASLVIGGLTACASRHHGYDAGMSAEQSAQMREKMIDRMAGKLDLNADQKKRLSTLGDKLHAQRLALMGQGNDPRAEIKALVAGDKFDAERAQALVNQKATALQAGSPEVIAALADFYNSLNPAQQQKVREFMERRGRWSHRG
- the arfB gene encoding alternative ribosome rescue aminoacyl-tRNA hydrolase ArfB; translated protein: MLKFLVDEREVELSAIRAQGAGGQNVNKVSSAVHLRFDIAASSLPDEIKERLLCLSDSRITQEGVLVLKAQQHRTQEMNRADALARLQQVIDGVSNPPKPRRATKPSYGSKQRRLESKSQRSATKELRGKVNKD
- a CDS encoding HAD family hydrolase produces the protein MTSSHPAPTHFKAVIFDCDGTLVDSETSGMTALYEEACKLGYSLPLAQALDGFRGRQMALCIEMIEAHTGRPAPAGFMATVRLAMADKFRTGITAMPGAPELLQALRRAGVPYCIASNGPQDKMELTLGLSGLQGYFEKHVFSAYEVGHWKPSPELFFHAAREMGVEAGGCVVVEDSLPGIAAGLAAGMRVYSMCEPETVPADVAAQVVQIGGLADLHAAFSLNSAV
- a CDS encoding SDR family oxidoreductase: MAETSPRASPQDSAESVVDKQRGIQRQQDDKDAEKSGGGQPKKQAVQVGVAEQPAPPMPAQHLEKPGLEADMDLQPRFMAPGYKGSGKLEGLTALVTGGDSGIGRAVAVLFAREGADVAIFYLNEHADAEETKRCVEAEGRRCLLMSGDVKDAAFCRKVVEKTVRELGKLDILVNNAAFQEHADSLEDLTEERFDETLRTNIYGYFHMAKAALPHLKRGACIINTGSVTGLEGSAKLLDYSATKGAIHAFTKSLASNLIDKGIRVNGVAPGPVWTPLNPADKTPEAIRKFGADTDMKRPAQPEELSPAYVFLASPVCASYITGIVLPVTGSVGA
- the aroC gene encoding chorismate synthase, whose amino-acid sequence is MSGNTFGNLFAVTNFGESHGPAIGCVIDGCPPGMALSEADIQGDLDRRRPGTSRHVTQRNEPDAVEILSGVYEGKTTGTPICLLIKNTDQRSKDYGNILDTFRPGHADYTYLHKYGLRDPRGGGRSSARLTAPMVAAGAVAKKWLFEKYGTTFRGCMAQIGEAMIPFESWEHVANNPFFAPVADVSNLENYMDALRKAGDSCGARIRVVASGVPVGLGEPLFDKLDADIAFAMMGINAVKGVEIGAGFASVTQRGTTHGDSLSPEGFMSNNAGGVLGGISTGQDLEVSIAIKPTSSIITPRQSIDTAGNPAEVVTKGRHDPCVGIRATPIAEAMLALVVMEHALRQRAQCGDVKVSTPDIMRSRG
- a CDS encoding helix-turn-helix transcriptional regulator gives rise to the protein MPNLTAAHHDTLVYRLALILVKLNQGEKLDPQALADEFSVNLRTIQRDLNERFAYLPLEKTDGLYHLHPTFLGKLSTRDVERFASLAGVRGLFPSLSDDFLRDIFDTGIQASLLVKGHNYEHLAGKEANFRQLEQAIVTRRSIAFEYRKDEGIKLYADVEPYKLMNHKGIWYLAAKDGGKLKTFSFARIERLVLLNAIFLPDPSVDKTLLEEDGIWLSGNKKEIVLKIANEVASYFKRRKLIANQVIEKELEDGGLIVSAKVGHPNQVLPIVRYWIPHIRIISPEGLQAEMEREIQGYLAH
- a CDS encoding YkgJ family cysteine cluster protein → MLWFFTGAGVFDVSGCLIHQSNTRLFRNKKPAMKFPCTKCGLCCSHVDRSNQTKWLNRGDGACRYLNMDTNLCEIYENRPEICRIDSAYKYFSQKISLANYHKANAEVCNTLQSEHGLPLSKRIIILEKDYSLN
- a CDS encoding GTPase, with protein sequence MIEKKLFEDLKCIDPNLSIQLDAWSKAINSQQQKICVAACGLLKAGKSTLLNMLTDHLDTEFFKSGIIRETIRNQSFVTNDFVFMDTPGIDAKVDDDKEAFEGIAKADILLMVHHPQGELQMQELEFLKKLVLISSKDLGKRLVLVFTHFEAYKEIQDDLAAKVISQCKSVIGIEPKYFWVSNTSYKKGQLEGKSRLREASNIPILKAHINVMHDKLGPILLAARSARLEKNRKQFMGALQNATRERREKINQIRAPHLKNLGSFSKRMERLHQDLDVRLAAYDKI
- a CDS encoding P-loop NTPase family protein; the protein is MNDVLKQLMRMVMHKTHTTTRSDLLQTFASVESRFAAAKQNIAQKENNFISSLDELKKRLKAASKKALSTDFNSENPLNQCLTAYVAALNESVLEWGKGVKGYARGTEFRAKCGDSLLVFVYGKVKSGKSSLGNYIAWGQSDPTSQLVRAMPQPHPKFDVHAQSGVAGGDEKNEAATNHIFKVGALETTSSIQSFSLPGLTWVDSPGIHSMHDDINGTLARDYVKSADLVVFAMQSQSPGRASDIEVIRDLVDDGKHLLVLLTGSDLTAEDEDENGELIKMLVMKQPKDRQSQIEYVEKELEIIKHSNRIVSKVLPISVKFAEENGDDLVKFSDSGLSAFFDMLSEIARGNGVKMKLEAPMVNLRVFGKQLQSSQDVLCSRLNNLAAMIKSEKSQLQQAEMFAIADVKRAIGAEILFAIEKFRGNSKKISNYLNMRFEKIAMQRVQEELTAIFSRIDGAVNKFMDASAVRDLPGFEDKYKEFAISNVGKGRALGGGAGGVAGAAAAVAIYNWWNPVGWVAAVGALAAGAVAATGITAVGSDIGGSMAGVEKYQERIGDNLEDVEKAAHAIYSAASEKMVAQAFTGHLYPMFQVLEIFVADSQVALDAFKHTVQQEIMQ